The genomic window CCGACGAGACCGCCGACCACAGCGGCGGCCAGCAGGTCGGCCGGGCCGACCTCGACGAACTGCGCCAGGCCGCCGACGACGCCCGCCGCTGGGACTCCAAATACGGCGGCGGGAACTGGAAAGCCAACTCCGTCACCCACTGCCTCGACCACCGGGCCACCCCGCTGCTGCAAGGCAGCTTCACCGACGAGATCGGCCGCGAACTCTTCTCCGTCACCGCGCAGTTGTCCCGGCTCGCCGGCTGGACGGCCTTCGACGTCGGCCAGCACAATGCCGCTCAGCGGCACTTCATCCAGGCCCTCCGCCTCGCCCGCGCGGGCGGCGACGTACAGCTGGGCTGCTATGTGCTGACCACGATGGCCATGCAGACCCTGATGCGGGGCTTCGCGTCCGAGGCCGTGGACATGGCCCAGGGCGCCTTCAACCGGGCCAAGGGACACGCCGTGCCCAGAGTGCTGGCCTTCACCAAGCTGATCGAAGCCCGCGCTCACGCCCGCGAGAACGACCCCCGGGCCGCCTCCCGCGCCCTGAAAACATCCGAAGACCTCCTGGGCCAGGCGAAGGACGACAGCGGCGACGAGCCCGCCTGGATCGATTTCTATCACCACGCCCGCCTCTCCGCGGACGCCGCCGAGGTCTTCCGGGACCTGAAGAACCCCAAAACCGCCCTCGGCTGGAACAAGCAGGCCGCCGCGATGCCGACCGGGGTGTTCACCCGCTCCGTCGGCATGCGGCTCGCCATCGTCGGGACCGCCCACCTCCAGGCCCGAGACCTCGACCACGGCCTCGAACTCGGCAACCGCTCCATCGACATCCTCGCCCGCGTCCAGTCCTCCCGCGCCAAGGACTACGTCCGCGAATTCAACGCCTCCCTCGCCCCCTGGCGGCGCGAGCCGGCCGTCCGCGAGTTCATCCACCGCACCCGCACCGAACTCGGTGTCGCCGCCTGAACACGGCCGGCCGGTGTGACGTCACTCGAATGATTGCCGTGCGCGGCAACCCACATGCAGAGGTCGCCCCGAGGGCATCTGGAGCATCCCCGGCTTCCGCGCGCAGGGTCAGAATGTCCAGGTTCGGTGATCTCGCGCCCCTCGTCGTGAGGAGGCTCGACCGGGCGAAGAAGTCGTCCTCAGCGTCTGCGAGGTGATGGTCAGTGCGTTGCCGTCCTCATGCCGGTTGCGCCCGTCCAGTTGGAGCAGCAACTCCTCACGCGGCACCGGAAGAGCAGCCCAGGCAGTTCATCCTCGGCGCCGTCAGGCTGATCGAGGAGGCAGGTACGGGCTTCCAGGGATCACCGCAGTCCGACACACACGTGCTCTTGGAAGCTGTGCCTGCCTCCGTGCCTACGTCCGGACAACCTACTCAACTGCGAATACACCGAAGCCCTGCTTTGAATTGGTGGCAATGGAGGGGAAGCACCAAGGCGCTCTGGCTTCGCTGCTCCTGCAGACGGATCCGCTTGCTCGTCATGGAGAGGCATGCCTGCTTTACTCACGGGCTCGAAAGCGGGGCGATGATGTCACGATTTTCGCAGGCGTACATCGCTTGACGGATTATGGCCACAGGGTCCTGCTGGTACTCCAGCAGGATTTCGCTGTCTGACCTGG from Streptomyces sp. DSM 40750 includes these protein-coding regions:
- a CDS encoding sporulation protein, translating into MASTTRRTRPPNADLARLIEASGASRKSLALRVNQLAHAAGTETDYSHTSVANWCRRGMTPKWPVPKLLAQAIGERLGRPVALGEIGMGEAETTDADVGLDFPRDPADAVRVATSFWSSVNRRDFLAGSGFAASAFTTPVTRWLVTPADETADHSGGQQVGRADLDELRQAADDARRWDSKYGGGNWKANSVTHCLDHRATPLLQGSFTDEIGRELFSVTAQLSRLAGWTAFDVGQHNAAQRHFIQALRLARAGGDVQLGCYVLTTMAMQTLMRGFASEAVDMAQGAFNRAKGHAVPRVLAFTKLIEARAHARENDPRAASRALKTSEDLLGQAKDDSGDEPAWIDFYHHARLSADAAEVFRDLKNPKTALGWNKQAAAMPTGVFTRSVGMRLAIVGTAHLQARDLDHGLELGNRSIDILARVQSSRAKDYVREFNASLAPWRREPAVREFIHRTRTELGVAA